Sequence from the Spirochaetaceae bacterium genome:
GCGTGGCCGATGCCACGGTGCTGTTCCTCGGCACGCTGGTGCTCCTGATCGGCATGAACCCGGTGCTCGGCGTGCTGTGCCTGGCGACCATGCCGCTGCTCGCCTACCGCGGCTACCACTACGGGCGCCGCCAACGGCCGTTGTCCACCCGGTTGCAGCAGCAGCTTGGCGACCTGACCGGACTGCTGGAGCAGAATCTGCGCGGGGTGCGCCTGGTGAAGGCGTTCGCCCAGGAGCGGAACGAGGTGAAGCGCTTCGATTCCGGCAATGACGCCTGGTTCGCGCTGGCGGCGCAGCAGGCCAGGCTGACCGCGGTCAACTCGCCGCTGCTCGACCTGATCGCCAATTTCGGCTTGGTGATCGTGATCGGCGCCGGCGGCCTGTTCACGATCAACGGCCACCTCACCGTCGGCGAGCTGGTGGCGTTCACCACCTATCTGACGCAGTTGTTCGCGCCGATCCGCCGCGTCGGCCTGGTGATTCCGATGCTGGCGATGGCGGCGGCATCCGGGGAGCGCGTCGCTGCGGTCCTGGATGCGCCGGACGGCGTGGCGGAGCGGCCCGGCGCACCCGCGCTGCCGCCGATTCGCGGCGAGGTAAGCATCACCGGGGTCTCCTACCGCTACGCCGCCAATGGCGTGAACGGCGCGGACGCGGTCGTGACCTCCGGGGACGGCGCATCCGCCGACGGCGCGCCGTCC
This genomic interval carries:
- a CDS encoding ABC transporter ATP-binding protein, translated to MLKRSDQPAGPSERAASGRPARELSALRINLRFLAYLKPRWRRVVAIYVVMFLASGTLLAIPQLVRWIVDHGIARHELGVVWRAVGLLLLLALARAVLAFLMGRWTEIVSQGVAADLRQQMFNRFTVMSVSLMSRMESGQLLQRAVQDVERIRFLTGRAVLRVADATVLFLGTLVLLIGMNPVLGVLCLATMPLLAYRGYHYGRRQRPLSTRLQQQLGDLTGLLEQNLRGVRLVKAFAQERNEVKRFDSGNDAWFALAAQQARLTAVNSPLLDLIANFGLVIVIGAGGLFTINGHLTVGELVAFTTYLTQLFAPIRRVGLVIPMLAMAAASGERVAAVLDAPDGVAERPGAPALPPIRGEVSITGVSYRYAANGVNGADAVVTSGDGASADGAPS